Proteins from a genomic interval of Candidatus Thermoplasmatota archaeon:
- a CDS encoding glutaredoxin family protein yields the protein MKFEHVKGKNKGKILLYALSTCIWCKKTKEFLDKLGVDYQYIYVDLLDEDDKDKAMEDIKKWNPSCSFPTMVFNNKKCIVGYKEDEIKEVLGL from the coding sequence ATAAAATTCGAGCATGTAAAAGGAAAAAACAAAGGCAAAATTTTACTCTACGCTCTAAGCACGTGTATCTGGTGTAAGAAGACAAAAGAATTCCTAGATAAACTTGGGGTTGATTACCAATACATATATGTTGATTTACTAGATGAAGACGACAAAGACAAAGCAATGGAAGATATCAAAAAATGGAACCCATCATGTTCTTTTCCAACAATGGTATTCAACAACAAAAAATGTATAGTGGGATACAAAGAAGATGAAATCAAAGAGGTACTTGGGTTATGA
- a CDS encoding acyl-CoA dehydrogenase, with product MDFELTDQQKMFQKTIHEFAEKEIKPLASKIDKEEYFSWDLIKKMGKMGLMGMTVPKKYGGAGIDRVSYMIALEEISRVCGSTGITVEAHNSLGVGHIYEKGTEEQRKKYLPNLLNGKAVAAWALTEPNAGSDAASIQTTAVLDGDEWVLNGTKQFITSGDIAAVVTVMAKTDKTKGAKGISAFIVEKGTPGFRAGQIEDKLGLRGSRTAELIFEDCRIPKENLLGEKDMGFIGAMNILDRGRTAIGAMAVGIARGALEESIEYAKQREQFGKPIGKNQAIQWMIADMATEIDAARLLVYRAAYLEDHNKPFSKEAAMAKLFASEIAMRATRNAIQIHGGYGYMRDRPLERFYRDVKLCQIGEGTSEVQRMVIARRLGL from the coding sequence GTGGATTTCGAGTTGACAGATCAGCAGAAGATGTTTCAGAAGACTATACATGAGTTTGCTGAAAAGGAAATCAAGCCACTTGCTTCTAAAATCGATAAGGAAGAGTATTTTTCTTGGGATCTTATCAAAAAGATGGGTAAGATGGGTCTTATGGGTATGACTGTTCCTAAGAAGTATGGTGGCGCTGGTATAGATCGTGTTAGTTATATGATTGCTCTTGAGGAAATTTCACGTGTTTGTGGTTCTACTGGTATAACTGTTGAGGCTCATAACTCGCTTGGTGTTGGTCATATATATGAGAAGGGTACTGAGGAGCAGCGTAAAAAATATTTACCTAATCTTTTGAATGGTAAAGCTGTTGCTGCTTGGGCATTGACTGAGCCTAATGCTGGTTCTGATGCTGCTTCGATTCAAACCACGGCTGTTCTTGATGGTGACGAGTGGGTGTTGAATGGTACTAAACAGTTTATCACGAGTGGTGATATAGCTGCGGTTGTTACTGTTATGGCTAAGACAGATAAAACCAAAGGTGCAAAAGGTATTAGTGCGTTCATCGTTGAAAAAGGTACACCTGGTTTTAGGGCAGGTCAGATTGAGGATAAGCTTGGTCTTCGTGGTAGTAGAACTGCTGAGCTTATTTTTGAGGATTGTCGTATACCAAAGGAGAATCTTCTTGGTGAGAAGGATATGGGTTTTATTGGTGCTATGAATATTCTTGATCGTGGTAGGACTGCTATTGGTGCAATGGCGGTTGGTATAGCTAGGGGTGCGCTTGAGGAGAGTATTGAGTACGCTAAACAACGTGAGCAATTTGGTAAACCTATTGGGAAAAATCAGGCTATACAGTGGATGATAGCTGATATGGCTACAGAAATCGATGCTGCTCGTCTTCTTGTTTACCGTGCTGCTTACCTTGAGGATCATAATAAACCATTTAGCAAAGAGGCTGCGATGGCTAAATTATTTGCTTCTGAGATTGCTATGCGTGCTACAAGAAATGCTATTCAGATACATGGTGGCTATGGTTATATGCGGGATCGTCCACTTGAAAGGTTCTATAGGGATGTTAAACTCTGTCAGATAGGTGAGGGTACTTCTGAAGTACAAAGAATGGTTATCGCAAGGCGACTAGGTTTATAA
- a CDS encoding nitroreductase family protein, which produces MIIVVLGRREDDCIIRDRVYYQFDIGMATSAMILRAAELGFVAHPIAGYSPKKTREILGIPDNVDVIALVIFGRRSDKIDPILSDKQVEAEKERPTRKKIDEFVYLNRYIERGGLKK; this is translated from the coding sequence ATGATTATTGTTGTTCTTGGTAGAAGAGAAGATGATTGTATAATTAGGGATAGGGTTTATTACCAGTTTGATATTGGTATGGCTACTAGTGCAATGATTCTTAGGGCAGCTGAGCTTGGTTTTGTTGCTCATCCTATTGCTGGTTATAGTCCTAAAAAGACTAGGGAGATTCTTGGTATACCTGATAATGTTGATGTTATTGCTCTTGTTATTTTTGGTAGGCGTTCTGATAAGATTGATCCTATTCTTTCTGATAAGCAGGTTGAGGCTGAAAAAGAGAGACCTACTAGGAAGAAGATAGATGAATTTGTATATCTAAATAGATATATCGAAAGAGGGGGGTTAAAAAAATGA
- a CDS encoding biotin/lipoyl-binding protein: protein MFINYEHNNHVYNVVVERRGDHYFIMYDNTEYTVQAEEVKPGALKIKLGDRIIKSVITESEKDKFVFVDGDVFNVKKIELTGSKKTKKKEEGDINSPISGKVVSVKVKNGDKVKAGDVIMVIEAMKMEYLIRAPYDGKVKKVNFKENDQIEIGQTTVDLVKTGKGD from the coding sequence ATGTTCATTAATTATGAGCATAACAATCATGTTTACAACGTGGTGGTTGAGCGGAGAGGAGATCATTATTTCATAATGTATGATAACACAGAGTATACTGTTCAGGCTGAGGAGGTTAAACCTGGTGCATTGAAAATAAAACTCGGCGATCGTATTATAAAAAGTGTGATAACTGAGAGTGAAAAAGACAAGTTTGTTTTTGTAGACGGTGATGTTTTCAATGTCAAAAAAATTGAGCTAACTGGTAGTAAAAAAACAAAGAAGAAAGAAGAGGGTGATATAAACTCGCCTATATCTGGTAAGGTTGTTAGCGTGAAAGTAAAAAATGGTGACAAGGTTAAAGCCGGTGATGTAATTATGGTTATTGAGGCTATGAAGATGGAGTACCTCATACGAGCACCATACGATGGTAAGGTCAAAAAAGTTAATTTCAAAGAGAATGATCAGATTGAGATAGGTCAGACAACTGTTGATCTTGTAAAAACTGGTAAGGGGGATTGA
- a CDS encoding ferredoxin-thioredoxin reductase catalytic domain-containing protein, producing the protein MSDEVDAFYEKLDKDAKSAGYHLNPDIDFTKALIKGLLTNEKRYGYQACPCRLATGKKSDDLDIICPCDYRDSDLDEYGTCYCGLYVSKDVVDGKKQFGSIPERRPPKEKRGKMEQKKTGNVFTNLSKPVWRCKVCGYLCARDEPPEVCPICKVTKDRFERFM; encoded by the coding sequence ATGAGCGATGAAGTGGATGCTTTTTACGAAAAACTAGATAAAGATGCTAAATCCGCTGGTTACCACCTAAACCCAGATATAGATTTTACAAAAGCACTGATAAAAGGTCTTCTTACAAACGAAAAAAGATACGGTTATCAAGCATGCCCTTGCAGGCTTGCGACCGGTAAAAAATCTGATGATCTTGACATAATATGCCCATGTGATTACCGTGACTCTGATTTAGATGAATACGGGACTTGTTACTGTGGTTTGTATGTCTCTAAAGATGTTGTTGATGGAAAAAAACAGTTTGGTTCAATTCCTGAGCGAAGACCACCTAAAGAGAAGAGAGGTAAGATGGAACAAAAAAAGACAGGAAATGTTTTTACTAATTTGTCTAAACCAGTTTGGAGATGCAAAGTCTGCGGATACCTATGCGCTAGAGATGAACCACCTGAAGTTTGTCCTATCTGCAAAGTGACGAAAGACCGGTTTGAGAGATTTATGTAG
- a CDS encoding carboxyl transferase domain-containing protein codes for MDVIESRVDTGSKEYKENFAHYEKLVKDLKQKIAMVSKGGGEEKIKLHKSRNKMLVRERIEALLDPDTPFMEFNPLAAFDMYDNNSPCAGIVTGIGIVHGREVVIVANDATVTGGTYYPMTVKKHLRAQEIAMENNLPCIYLVDSGGAFLPMQDEVFPDREHFGRIFYNQAKMSSMQIPQIAVVMGSCTAGGAYVPAMSDETVIVKGTGTIFLGGPPLVKAATGEEVTAEELGGADVHCKQSGVTDHYANDDLEAIHITRNIVENLNRPEKTFLDVTKPEEPLYDIKEIYGIIPRDLRKPFEVREIIARIVDGSKFHEFKALYGETLVCGFARIMGYPVGILANNGVLFSESALKGTHFIELCCQRKIPLVFLQNITGFMVGKKYEAGGIAKDGAKMVTAVTCAQVPKFTVIIGGSFGAGNYGMCGRAYGPRQLWMWPNARISVMGGEQAANVLLTVKRDQLWRKGKEMTEKEEKEITEPILKKYEHEGNPYYSTARIWDDGVIDPVDTRLVLGLGISASLNAPIPDWKPGVFRM; via the coding sequence ATGGATGTTATAGAAAGTAGGGTTGATACTGGAAGTAAAGAGTACAAAGAAAATTTTGCTCATTATGAGAAACTTGTTAAAGATCTTAAACAAAAAATCGCTATGGTTTCTAAGGGTGGTGGAGAAGAGAAGATAAAGCTCCATAAGTCTCGTAATAAGATGCTTGTGCGGGAGCGTATAGAGGCTCTCCTTGACCCTGATACTCCTTTTATGGAGTTTAACCCGCTTGCTGCTTTTGACATGTATGATAACAATTCACCTTGTGCTGGTATTGTTACTGGTATTGGTATTGTTCATGGTCGTGAGGTTGTTATTGTTGCTAATGATGCAACTGTTACTGGTGGCACTTATTATCCTATGACTGTCAAGAAGCATCTGCGTGCGCAGGAGATAGCAATGGAGAACAACCTACCATGTATATATCTTGTTGACTCCGGTGGAGCTTTTCTACCAATGCAAGACGAAGTGTTCCCGGATCGTGAACATTTTGGTAGAATTTTTTACAACCAGGCTAAGATGTCTTCAATGCAAATACCACAGATAGCTGTTGTCATGGGTTCTTGTACAGCTGGTGGGGCTTATGTTCCTGCTATGTCTGATGAGACCGTGATCGTAAAAGGAACAGGTACCATCTTCCTCGGTGGACCACCATTGGTGAAGGCTGCTACTGGTGAGGAGGTTACCGCTGAGGAACTAGGTGGTGCAGACGTACATTGTAAACAGAGTGGCGTAACAGACCATTATGCCAATGATGACCTAGAGGCTATTCATATAACCAGGAATATTGTTGAAAACCTTAACCGACCTGAGAAAACATTCCTTGATGTAACAAAACCTGAGGAACCACTCTATGATATAAAAGAGATATATGGTATTATACCCAGGGATTTACGTAAACCTTTTGAGGTACGTGAGATCATAGCTAGGATCGTTGATGGTTCTAAGTTCCATGAGTTCAAAGCCCTTTATGGTGAAACATTGGTTTGTGGTTTCGCACGTATAATGGGTTACCCAGTTGGTATACTAGCAAACAATGGTGTGCTGTTTTCAGAATCTGCTCTAAAGGGAACACATTTTATAGAATTATGTTGTCAACGTAAAATACCATTAGTTTTTCTACAGAATATAACTGGTTTCATGGTCGGCAAAAAATATGAGGCAGGTGGCATAGCAAAAGACGGAGCGAAAATGGTTACAGCTGTTACATGCGCACAAGTACCAAAATTCACTGTCATCATCGGCGGTTCTTTTGGCGCTGGTAACTACGGTATGTGCGGTAGAGCATATGGGCCACGTCAACTCTGGATGTGGCCAAACGCACGCATAAGTGTCATGGGTGGTGAACAAGCAGCTAATGTTTTGTTAACTGTTAAACGTGACCAACTCTGGCGAAAAGGAAAAGAGATGACTGAGAAAGAAGAAAAAGAGATAACAGAACCCATCCTGAAAAAATATGAACATGAGGGAAACCCATACTATAGTACCGCTCGTATATGGGATGATGGTGTCATCGATCCTGTTGACACAAGATTAGTTTTAGGATTAGGTATTTCTGCGTCTTTAAACGCACCTATACCAGACTGGAAACCTGGTGTATTCAGAATGTAA
- a CDS encoding nitroreductase family protein, protein MNVKEAIVKRRAYRSLEPVEISIDLIKDLAECAQLTASCFNNQPWHMFLFTIKRF, encoded by the coding sequence ATGAATGTTAAAGAGGCTATAGTTAAGAGAAGGGCATATAGGTCTTTAGAACCAGTTGAAATCAGCATAGATTTGATAAAAGATCTTGCGGAGTGTGCGCAACTTACCGCTTCTTGTTTTAATAATCAACCATGGCATATGTTTTTGTTTACGATAAAGAGGTTTTAA